Proteins from a single region of Apium graveolens cultivar Ventura chromosome 7, ASM990537v1, whole genome shotgun sequence:
- the LOC141670464 gene encoding putative ADP,ATP carrier protein At5g56450 codes for MGSEEVNERSSKGSSRIVHTNWLTNFHRDLMAGAVMGGVVHTIVAPIERAKLLLQTQDSNMAILSDPHKRFKGMFDCIVRTVREEGLLSLWRGNGSSVLRYYPSVALNFSLKDLYRNILRSGFFQEGHFVTGASANFISGAAAGCTTLIIIYPLDIAHTRLAADLGRGEARQFRGIYHFLSTIRQKDGIRGIYRGLPASLHGMVVHRGLYFGGFDTIKEKMSENPELEVALWKRWVAAQAVTTSAGLISYPLDTVRRRMMMQSGLERPMYHSTLHCWKKIYRTEGITSFYRGALSNMFRSTGAAAILVLYDEVRKFMNWGRL; via the exons ATGGGTTCGGAAGAGGTAAATGAGAGGAGCTCAAAAGGGTCATCAAGAATAGTGCACACCAACTGGTTGACAAATTTTCATAGAGATCTGATGGCTGGAGCTGTCATGGGTGGTGTTGTGCACACCATTGTTGCACCTATTGAGAGGGCTAAGCTTCTTTTGCAAACCCAAGATAGCAATATGGCTATTTTAAGTGATCCTCATAAGAGGTTTAAGGGAATGTTTGATTGTATTGTTAGGACTGTTAGAGAAGAAGGCCTTTTGTCTCTTTGGAGAGGGAATGGTAGCAGTGTTCTTCGCTATTACCCTTCGGTTGCTCTCAATTTTTCTCTCAAG GACCTCTATCGCAATATCTTACGTAGTGGATTTTTTCAAGAGGGTCATTTTGTAACCGGTGCTTCTGCAAACTTCATTTCTGGAGCAGCTGCCGGTTGTACAACACTGATAATCATTTATCCTCTTGATATTGCACACACCCGCCTAGCTGCGGACCTTGGAAGAGGTGAGGCTCGTCAATTTAGAGGAATATACCATTTTCTTAGTACTATAAGACAAAAGGATGGAATTCGAGGAATCTACAGAGGGCTCCCTGCATCTCTGCATGGAATGGTTGTTCACAGAGGCCTTTATTTTGGTGGATTTGATACTATAAAGGAGAAGATGTCAGAAAATCCAGAGTTGGAGGTGGCATTGTGGAAGCGATGGGTAGCTGCTCAAGCAGTCACTACATCTGCAGGATTGATATCATATCCATTGGATACTGTTCGGAGGAGAATGATGATGCAATCGGGCTTAGAAAGGCCTATGTATCATAGCACGCTACATTGCTGGAAGAAAATATATAGGACAGAAGGGATCACCTCATTCTACCGTGGTGCTCTTTCAAACATGTTTAGGAGTACTGGTGCTGCTGCAATACTTGTTTTATATGATGAAGTGAGGAAATTCATGAACTGGGGTAGATTGTAG